The genomic DNA GGGGATTTGTGGGAGATGTAACAGGAGATGGAGTTGATGATTTAGCACTTGTATATGATTATGACGGTAATTCTACGGGATACGGCTATGCAGTAATAGTGGCGGGAGACAGGAATCTGGTATCTGTCCAGGATAATAATCCCTCTTCAGTTCCTTCATCTTTGAAGTTGGAAGCCTACCCCAACCCGTTTAATCCGACAACCAAAATAAAGTACACACTTACTACAACGGGTTCAGTGACACTTTCGATAGTCAGTGTATCAGGAGAACTGATTGAGAAACGGGAATTGGGAGAGCGACTTCCCGGCAGCTATGAAGAAGAAATAAACCTTGGTTCGAAAAACGCTGCATCGGGAATCTATATTGCAGAGATTACCCTGAATTCAGGCTCTGAGGTGAAAAAGGAGAGAGTGAAACTTCAACTATTAAAGTAGCGAAGTAGCGGAGTAACGAAGTAACGGAGAATCATCTTAATAAAAAGGCTGCCCGCTGTAATTATCGGGCAGCCTTTTTTTTGTATTATGGCAACACATATTTTGACTTTAATTTATAGCCAATATTTTTACAATATTCAGTAAAACTAAATGTAAAAAAAATATTTTTTTCCCCTCTTGACTTTAAATAAAATTATGTTTACATTAAATAAACCTATTTATAATTTATTCCCGGAGCAAACGGAAACAAGCCCATACTAAAAAAGAAGAGTAAAATTCTCTTCCGGTTATTAAGAATCAACCTTTTCAGGGTGTTATCAGGGATAACTCCATTTTTCACATCTCTCTTCCCACCCCGGTTAAGCGCACCAGGCAAAAAAATAGTTTACTTTACCATTTAGCTTATCAATTATTGGCAGGACTCATTGTCCGGAAATTCATAAATTAATCTAGAGATTAATATGAAAAAGATATCCCTATTTATATTACTAACCGTTATTATTACCCCCCCCCCCATATTTATGCACAACCAGGGAAAACAATGTTTCCCTTCATCTCCTTTTTTGATCATTATGTGAATGCAAGAATGGGTGTTGAGCCATGGGGTGGTAACTCGAATACTGTTTATAATCAGGTGAATGATGTTTATAATCAGATGAAGACAGCCGGATTTACACACACCGTGACATTGTTGGACTATTATTCTTCAAATACAAACAATAACCCCGGAATAAAGAT from Bacteroidota bacterium includes the following:
- a CDS encoding T9SS type A sorting domain-containing protein, with translation GFVGDVTGDGVDDLALVYDYDGNSTGYGYAVIVAGDRNLVSVQDNNPSSVPSSLKLEAYPNPFNPTTKIKYTLTTTGSVTLSIVSVSGELIEKRELGERLPGSYEEEINLGSKNAASGIYIAEITLNSGSEVKKERVKLQLLK